A window of the Nibribacter ruber genome harbors these coding sequences:
- a CDS encoding outer membrane protein has translation MKKLVFALCLFLPGLAQAQLSKLQKEVKVTLNQTFTKDELEPNDPSLHQYRFKAKTGGGAEVLLSNYLAGSFFVKGGLGLRFNQFGFTIDQTSSQAQWQGDQSLLTLQVPLLLENRFLEERLRLNYGVTPYVLLYHTEDLKAANAGAKAMEPAFQNTKYNLVGMQLQIGTSFQINRSLGLTLEYNYLFSNLIKEQVAQGTAVLPANLRLHTVSAGVLYRLGSQSGRLRRL, from the coding sequence ATGAAAAAATTAGTATTTGCCCTTTGCCTGTTCCTCCCGGGATTAGCCCAGGCACAATTGTCCAAGCTCCAAAAAGAAGTAAAAGTTACTCTCAACCAGACCTTCACCAAAGACGAACTGGAACCCAATGACCCCAGCCTGCACCAGTACAGGTTCAAGGCGAAAACCGGCGGCGGCGCAGAAGTCCTTTTAAGCAATTACCTGGCGGGTAGCTTCTTTGTGAAAGGCGGGCTGGGCCTGCGGTTTAACCAGTTCGGGTTTACCATTGACCAGACCTCCAGCCAGGCCCAATGGCAAGGCGACCAATCTCTGCTGACGTTACAAGTCCCACTCTTATTAGAAAACAGATTTTTAGAAGAAAGGCTCCGGCTGAATTATGGCGTGACACCCTACGTGCTTCTCTATCATACTGAAGACCTAAAAGCCGCCAACGCCGGAGCCAAAGCCATGGAACCTGCTTTTCAAAACACTAAATACAACCTGGTAGGCATGCAGTTGCAGATAGGCACTTCGTTCCAAATAAACAGAAGTTTAGGCCTTACCTTGGAGTACAACTACCTATTCTCCAACCTGATCAAGGAACAGGTGGCGCAAGGTACGGCAGTGCTTCCGGCCAACCTGCGGTTGCACACCGTGAGCGCGGGCGTGCTGTATCGTTTGGGCAGTCAATCAGGAAGGCTTAGAAGACTTTAA